In Terriglobus aquaticus, the genomic window GCCCACGCAGACGAAAGCGCGGCAGTCAGCCCCCAAGTTGTGGACAATGCTCACGCCGCCGTAGAGGCTGCGGAAGAGAACGCCCCGGTGCCCGATGCCGGTGAGTATGAGCCGGCTGAAGGAACAGCCGCGCGGCTGAGCGAGACCGATCGTCGCGATCTGCGGCGCCGTACGCGGCGTTCTGAGGCTGTGGCCGCGGAGACGGGCGCCGACAGCGCCAGCGGCGAGCCAACTGCGGAAGATGTATCCGCGGACACCCACACCGTTTCCGGTGAGGAGCATGAAACGAGGGTGGAGGAATCGGCAGGCCTGATCAGCCTGTTCGGATCCGCCGGTGTACCCGGCCCGGTGGACCACACGATCACACAAGAGTCCGAAGCTCCCACTGCTTCCGAAGCTGCTGTGGACCAAGAGGTGGTGACTGCGCCGGAACTGGAGTCCGCTGCAGGCTCTGCAACTGCGACCGAGATTGGACCGGAACAGGATGCTGAAATCGTCAGCGGGGAGGCCGCCGAGCCGGCAGCGCACGAGTTCACCAGCATCCAGCCGGACGGCGTGATGCTCACTGAGCCGCTGCAGGACAAGGCCGACGCTGAGCCAGAGCAACAGGAAGAACTGGCAACGCCGTTCGACGCTCACGCCTATGACGAGACAGAACTGAGCGTGGCGGAGCTGTCCGGTGCCGAGCCCGTGCCCCAGGTTCATGCGTATGGGGAAGGCGACTTTCACGAAGAGGAGCTGGACGGCGACGAGTACGAGTTCGATACGGCGTTCGCTGCCATTGAAGAGGACGACTTCGACGAGTACGAAGAAGAAACTCTGGATGAGGCTACGGAGCAGCATGCTGACGGGCTGGACCAGCACGGGGACGAGCGGTCGCTGCTGAGCGGAGACGAGGACGAAGACGAGTTAGAAGCCTCGCCGGATACGGGCGGCTTTACGGTAGACGACTTCGGCGGCGAGCCGGACGAGGATGCTGCCGAGGAGACGACCGGGAGCGCGCCGGCACAGGGCGGAGAGCGTCGCGGACGCCGCGACAACCGTCGTGGTGGACGCGATCGCGACCGGGGCGTGCGTGGCGAGCGGCCGTTCCGTGGTGGAGCAGGCGCAGACCGTGGCCGCGGCCGCAGCCGCCAGAGCGTGCAGACCATGGACCTGCCCGCGATCACGGATCTGCTAAAGCCGGGGCAGGAAGTTCTGGTGCAGATTGCGAAGGAGCCGATCGCCAAGAAGGGCGCGCGGATCACGTCGCATATCGCCTTGCCAGGGCGCTTCCTGGTGTTTATGCCAACGGTGAACCACACCGGCGTTTCCCGGAAGATTTCGTCGGATGAAGAGCGCCGGCGCTTGAAGTCGATCCTGTTGTCGGAGAAGGGCGAGCACCAGGGCGGGTTCATCGTGCGGACGGCCGCAGAGGGTGCGACCGAGGAGGAGCTTCGCAACGATCTGCGCTTCCTGATCCAGCTTTGGCAGGACATCAAGATGCGTTCGGAGACGTCGAAGTCGCCGGCGCTGATCTATCACGATCTGGGCCTGATTGAGCGCATCCTGCGCGACCAGGTAACGGACAACTTCTCGGCGATCTGGGTCGATTCCGAGCAGGAGTATGAGCGCGTGCTGCGTTTCCTGCAGCGCTTCCAGCCTTCGCTGGTGCGCCGCGTGAAGCTCTACACGAAGGAAACTCCGCTGTTTGAGCACTTCGGCATTACGCAGGAGATCGATCGTGCGCTGAAGAGCAAGGTCTGGCTGAAATCCGGGGGATCGATCGTGATCAACCAGACGGAAGCTCTGGTAGCAATCGACATCAACACAGGCAAGTACGTCGGCAAGACGGCTCGCCTGGAAGACACCATTCTGAAGACGAACCTGGATGCGATTCCGGAAATCGTGCGGCAGATTCGGCTGCGCGACCTGGGCGGCATCATCGTCATCGACTTCATCGACATGGACGAGCGCAAGAATCGCGCCAAGGTGATGCAGGCACTGGAGGACGAACTGAAGACGGATCGCGCTCCTTCGAAGGTGCTGCCGTTCAACGACTTTGGCCTGGTCATCATGACGCGCAAGCGCGTAAAGCAGAGCCTGGAGCGCACGTTGTGTATTCCAGACCCGGTCACGGAAGGCACCGGCATGATCAAGTCGCCGGTTACCGTGGCGAACGAGATCTATGTGGAGGTTCGCAAGATGTACCGCCACATCGAAAAACCGGACATGATGCTGCGTGTCCACCCGGAAGTGGTGAAGCAGTTGAAGCAGAATGGTGCTCGTCGCTTGCAGGAGCTGGAAGAGATGACACACAAGACGATCCTGCTGAAGAGCGATCCATCCCTGAGCCCGGAGCAGTTCGACATCCACTAGGCGCAGATCGGAAGCATCAGGAACCGTTGAGTTGGAAGAAAACGCGTAAGGGGAGCCACAACGGCTCCCCCTTCCGTGTTTCAGGCGCACAACATGGCGCAAACGGGCGTCGTCTAACGTTCGGTAGAGTACGTCGAACAACTTAGAGGGGCGGCCCGGGTTACAGACCACTACCCAGATCGTCTCGTGGAGGAGTGCCAGACCCATGACTTTATTTTCTCGACCGTTTGCAAAGGCGGCGTTCGTGGCGGGTGCGCTTGCCGCATCGGCAGTGGTGTACGCCGCAACGCCGGCTGCAGCCGAGCCAGCAAACGAAATCTCTCAGATGAATCGTGCCATGCTTACACCGGGTGCGTACTCGCTTGCGGATGTGAATGCAGATCTGCACTACCGTACGGATGGTGTGAGCAGCTCAACCGACGCGGTGACCGACGAAGTTGCAAGCCTGTCAGCCAATCCTGCCGATGCGGCGGAGGGAACCGGCGCGGGCCAGTATGGCGCCCGGCGCCGTAGCTACGGTCGCTCGCGCTACCAGGATCGCTGGCACAACGCTGACGGCTCGACCAAGATCGCCTTTGTCGGCGGCGCGGGTCTGAATGTGCCCGTTGGTAATACGGGCAAGTTCTACACGCCCAGCTACGACGTTGAGGTGGGTGGTGGATGGAACTTCAATCGCACCTTCGGTGTGCTTGCAGAGTTCCACTATGATCACGTAGGTCTTACGGGCGGAGCCATTCAGTACGAGTACAACAACCTGCTGAACGCGGGTGTGACGGCGGATCAGTTGGACGGGTTCGATGCGAACGGACATGTTCTGTCGTTTTCTGTGAACCCGGTGGTGAGCCTGACCCAGAGTCATAGCAAGCTGGGCGCCTATGTGACGGGCGGCGTGGGCTACTACCGGAAGACGACGAACTTCACCCTGCCCAGCATCGGCACGGCGTGCGACTACTACTACTGCTACCAGTACAGCAGCAACGTGAACGTGGACCAGTACACAAAGGGCGGTTTCGGGGCCAACGCAGGCCTCGGCCTGACCTACAAGCTCTCGGAGTTCTCAAGCGAGCGGCTGTTTGTGGAAGCGCGCTACCACTGGCTGAACCTGGCGAACAGTAACAACCAGGACTTCTTCCCGTTCAACCAGCGGAATTCGGAATACATTCCGGTTACGGTCGGTATCCGCTTCTAGCCGGGACCGGTTCAGCGCAGACGAGGAACAAGCCTGGCTTGTTCCTCGTCTGCGTTTACGGGAAGTTCGATTACGGAAGATGCGCCATCAGGAAGAAGACCTTGTTGACGGACAGCGCGAAATACGTGCCCACCAGAAGAGCGCCGACATTCAAGAGCAAAGCGAGCGCAGACATCTGCCCGGGTAGTTGCCGGAAGCTCCGAAGTATCACCAGCCCGAAGATGATGGTGAGTACCAAGGGAAATCCGAGCATGCCGTAGGGCGGCAACGGCGAAAGCGTGGAGCAGAGATAAGTACCGGCGAACGCGGCTAGGCCCCAGACAACGGCGTGCAATGCCGTGTAGGCCGGCCGTACCTTGCTGTTCTGCACAAAGGTGCGCTGACCCAGCCTGGTGATCAGGAAAAGCATCGCCATGTAAACGCCGATTGCGACGATGTAGCCGGCGAACAGCGCTTCAGCAATCGGAATGAAAAAGCCGATCAAGGTTGGCAGACTCCAGGGTTTCAGTGTAGCCGTCAGGCGATGCCGCTGCTAAATGCCGACGGGATAGGGCTTCTCATGCATGGCGCTGCCGGTTCCAAGGCGCTCAAATCTGCCCTGCAGCAGGCTGAGCAGGCCGGTATACCAATAGCCCAATACGAACAGCAGAAGGAATGGCACGGTGAAGTAGTTCTCGCTCGCAATGGCATACCAGACGGTCGCGGCGAAGTAGCAGCCGATGACCAGTTCGATCCAGGGGATCAGGCCGAGACGCTTGCGGTACTTCTGTGCCTGCGTCTTCTCGCCCTTCTTCTGAACTCGATATTTTGGGGTGCGCGCAAAAGCACTCTGCACGCCGAAAAGAGCTTCCAGCACTGCTTTGGTGTTGGTGATGGTCAGGCCGACGCCCAGCGCCATGAGAAACGGCAGATACAGGAAGGTGCGGTACCAGCGCCGGGGAAAGAGCTCCTTCTGAGAAACCAGGTAGAAGCTGGAGATGGAAAAGGTGCTGGCCATGAACAGCGGGAAGTCGATGAGCAGCATCTGCCAGATACCCTGCCACGAGCGGATGATCATGGCAGGCATGAGCAGCGTGCTGAGCACGATCATGAGCGGGTAACTGATGTTGGCGGTCAGGTGGTACCAGGCTTCCAGCTTGGTGTGCCAGGGCGCGTCGGAGTTGAGAACGCGCGGCAGGATCTTCTTGCCGGTCTGGATGAGGCCCTTGGCCCAGCGCGCCTGCTGCGTCTTGAACGCCGTCATCTCGATCGGCAGCTCGGCCGGGCACTCCACGTCTTGCAGATAGCGGAACTGCCAGCCTTTGAGCTGCGCGCGATACGAGAGGTCGGTGTCCTCGGTGAGCGTGTCGTGCTGCCAGCCGCCGGCTTCTTCGATTGCCTTGCGCCGCCACATGCCCGCGGTGCCGTTGAAGTTGAAGAAGACACCAGCGCGGGAGCGACCGCCGTGCTCGAGCACGAAGTGCCCGTCCAGCAGGATCGCTTCGACCTGGGTCAGGAAGCTGTAGTTGCGGTTCAGGTGTGTCCAGCGGGTTTGCACCATGCCTACCGCGGGGTCGGCAAACTGATCGACGACGCGGCGCAGCCAGTCGGCGGGTGGGACGAAGTCGGCGTCGAAGATCGCCACGAGCTCGCCGCGTGCCGTGTTCAGGCCAGCATCCAGAGCGCCCGCCTTGTAGCCGTGACGGTCGGTACGGTGGATGTATTCGATAGGCTGGGGCGGCAGCCCTTCGGTTCCCTCGGCGTAACGCTGCACGATACCGGCCGCTACGTCCCGTGTCTCGTCGGTGGAGTCATCCAGAACCTGGATCTCGAAACGGTCGCGCGGGTAATCCATGCGGCAGCAAGCGTCGACGAGTCGGTCGATCACGTACTGCTCGTTGAAGATGGGAAGCTGAATGGTGACAGACGGCAGATCGGCTTCTGCAAAGCGGGCGGGCGGAGCGGAGGAGTGCTGGGCGCGCTTGCGGTTGCGGTAGTACAGCCACACCAGTTGGTAACGATGCACACCGTAGAACGCCAGGATCAGCATGACGATGAAGTACGGGATGAGCAGAGCCACATCGAACCAGTTCCAGCGGTACATCCCTTGGAAGGTTCGCTGAGCATAGTGGGTTCGCCAGTAGTGGCCGAGGCCGTGGGGTTCGGCGTAGATCAGCGTCAACGCAAGCGTGTGGATCGTTGCGAACAGGGGAATACTCCGAGCGGGTGCGTTGGCTTCAGTCTACGTGAAAGCGCCGGGCGTGTTCCGGCACGGAACGGGCTTCCATTCACGTCGGCGATTGCCGGAATGTCATACTGAGCGCGTGACCCCTCTCCATTCATTGGTCCTGAGTGCTCTGGCGGCGCTTGTGCCGGTTGCAGCGTTTGCGCAATCCTCCACGGAGATTCCGGCCTTCGGTACCGGAACGCAGGTGTTTGGGGCTTCAGCGGAATACGCGCCTGCGGCCGGCGAGATCTGGGGCTACACCACCCACACTCGCTTTGAGAGTTTGCTGCTGCAGTACAGCGTTGCCATCACGCACGGCAAGCGCACACGGCTGCGTTACGCGCCCGAACTGGTTCCGTTTGCAACGCTGCTGGAGCGGACGCCGAGTGAGACAAACCCCACTGCACCTGTGCGCAGCTACGCGTACGGCGCCAGGCCGGTTGGCCTGGAACTGGATTTGCGGCGTGGCAGCCGGGTGGAACCGGTGTTTTCGACGAACGAGGGCTTCCTCTACTACAACCGGCGTGTGCTTTCGCCGGGCGGGTCGCAGTTCATGTACACGCTGGACTTCGGCGGAGGCGTGCGC contains:
- a CDS encoding acyloxyacyl hydrolase, translated to MTPLHSLVLSALAALVPVAAFAQSSTEIPAFGTGTQVFGASAEYAPAAGEIWGYTTHTRFESLLLQYSVAITHGKRTRLRYAPELVPFATLLERTPSETNPTAPVRSYAYGARPVGLELDLRRGSRVEPVFSTNEGFLYYNRRVLSPGGSQFMYTLDFGGGVRVFASPQNALTVSYRYQHESNANISLHNPGTDNHVIAIGFSHFTRR
- a CDS encoding cellulose synthase family protein yields the protein MTLIYAEPHGLGHYWRTHYAQRTFQGMYRWNWFDVALLIPYFIVMLILAFYGVHRYQLVWLYYRNRKRAQHSSAPPARFAEADLPSVTIQLPIFNEQYVIDRLVDACCRMDYPRDRFEIQVLDDSTDETRDVAAGIVQRYAEGTEGLPPQPIEYIHRTDRHGYKAGALDAGLNTARGELVAIFDADFVPPADWLRRVVDQFADPAVGMVQTRWTHLNRNYSFLTQVEAILLDGHFVLEHGGRSRAGVFFNFNGTAGMWRRKAIEEAGGWQHDTLTEDTDLSYRAQLKGWQFRYLQDVECPAELPIEMTAFKTQQARWAKGLIQTGKKILPRVLNSDAPWHTKLEAWYHLTANISYPLMIVLSTLLMPAMIIRSWQGIWQMLLIDFPLFMASTFSISSFYLVSQKELFPRRWYRTFLYLPFLMALGVGLTITNTKAVLEALFGVQSAFARTPKYRVQKKGEKTQAQKYRKRLGLIPWIELVIGCYFAATVWYAIASENYFTVPFLLLFVLGYWYTGLLSLLQGRFERLGTGSAMHEKPYPVGI
- a CDS encoding Rne/Rng family ribonuclease, whose translation is MSKEIYISTTPHETRLAIVEDEQLSEIYYERENEYTLAGSIYNGKVTRVLPGMQSSFVDIGLERDAFLYVTDFMEEQGDAADFESENGGSRRGQPREAGSRDEGRREEGRREEGSRGARDRGRRGRRDATEPTQETTSFDEPIAPAPVDESANYDNQAALDEQGSRRWRGRRGRRRGRGGREGGSSDASTGGFPEQGDVRSDLSGETIVLEGSSDDEVEFDSGVSADGTITIDLEGAAEPENLGRRNVHRPGRVGRPGSDERAARQNQPEEREPRQRDDRGRDRRSFGSRDREEDFVPAGAAVTTLPGESIRKYRDPAEVAAEDAARQAAAPRAPEPLVAAQPSIEIVGWNGGATLPGESISRYQRSERSSRSKSVAAAPSTMDQAEDAPAETPEVVAAAPESSEDALEMAAPTTAGSAEVVTEEVAPSPIPDQQSDVAAAAAPDETGGLTQHPAHADESAAVSPQVVDNAHAAVEAAEENAPVPDAGEYEPAEGTAARLSETDRRDLRRRTRRSEAVAAETGADSASGEPTAEDVSADTHTVSGEEHETRVEESAGLISLFGSAGVPGPVDHTITQESEAPTASEAAVDQEVVTAPELESAAGSATATEIGPEQDAEIVSGEAAEPAAHEFTSIQPDGVMLTEPLQDKADAEPEQQEELATPFDAHAYDETELSVAELSGAEPVPQVHAYGEGDFHEEELDGDEYEFDTAFAAIEEDDFDEYEEETLDEATEQHADGLDQHGDERSLLSGDEDEDELEASPDTGGFTVDDFGGEPDEDAAEETTGSAPAQGGERRGRRDNRRGGRDRDRGVRGERPFRGGAGADRGRGRSRQSVQTMDLPAITDLLKPGQEVLVQIAKEPIAKKGARITSHIALPGRFLVFMPTVNHTGVSRKISSDEERRRLKSILLSEKGEHQGGFIVRTAAEGATEEELRNDLRFLIQLWQDIKMRSETSKSPALIYHDLGLIERILRDQVTDNFSAIWVDSEQEYERVLRFLQRFQPSLVRRVKLYTKETPLFEHFGITQEIDRALKSKVWLKSGGSIVINQTEALVAIDINTGKYVGKTARLEDTILKTNLDAIPEIVRQIRLRDLGGIIVIDFIDMDERKNRAKVMQALEDELKTDRAPSKVLPFNDFGLVIMTRKRVKQSLERTLCIPDPVTEGTGMIKSPVTVANEIYVEVRKMYRHIEKPDMMLRVHPEVVKQLKQNGARRLQELEEMTHKTILLKSDPSLSPEQFDIH